A genomic region of Brevibacillus sp. JNUCC-41 contains the following coding sequences:
- a CDS encoding energy-coupling factor transporter transmembrane component T family protein, with amino-acid sequence MLDKMIIGRYVPANSLMHKMDPRAKLLLVFLFVCVVFLANNVVSYGLLAVFTILLISLSKIPLRYLYNGLKPIFFLIVFTFLLHIFFTKEGELLFEYGWFEIYEGGLIQGFFISVRFTLLILVTSLLTLTTSPISITDGMEELLGPLKKWKMPVHELALMMSIALRFIPTLMEETEKIMKAQTARGVDFSSGPIKDRVKSIVPLLVPLFVSSFKRAEELATAMESRGYRGGEGRTKYRQLDWKTSDSLLMVSIGVLTVMLFLLRS; translated from the coding sequence GGATAAAATGATTATCGGGCGTTATGTCCCTGCAAATTCACTGATGCACAAGATGGACCCAAGGGCTAAATTACTCCTCGTGTTCCTGTTTGTTTGTGTCGTCTTTTTGGCGAATAATGTCGTTTCTTACGGGTTGCTTGCTGTATTCACCATCCTTTTGATCAGTCTTTCCAAAATACCGCTTCGTTATCTTTATAATGGGTTAAAACCAATCTTTTTCTTGATCGTATTCACATTCCTTCTCCATATATTTTTTACGAAAGAAGGGGAATTGCTTTTTGAATACGGTTGGTTTGAAATCTATGAAGGCGGTCTGATTCAAGGTTTTTTCATATCCGTTAGATTTACTTTACTAATCCTTGTTACGTCACTTTTAACTTTGACGACATCCCCGATATCCATTACAGATGGAATGGAAGAGCTGTTGGGACCCTTGAAGAAGTGGAAGATGCCTGTACATGAACTGGCATTGATGATGTCCATTGCCCTTCGATTCATTCCAACGCTAATGGAGGAAACGGAAAAAATCATGAAGGCCCAAACTGCAAGGGGAGTTGATTTTTCATCTGGCCCGATAAAGGACAGGGTTAAATCGATTGTACCGCTGCTTGTTCCTTTATTTGTCAGTTCATTCAAACGGGCGGAGGAATTGGCAACTGCCATGGAGTCAAGAGGATACCGTGGCGGGGAAGGCCGCACGAAATATCGCCAATTGGACTGGAAGACGAGTGATAGTCTTTTGATGGTCTCAATAGGCGTTCTAACGGTCATGTTATTTTTATTACGTTCATAA
- the truA gene encoding tRNA pseudouridine(38-40) synthase TruA produces MPKYKCVIAYDGTDFAGYQVQPEKRTIQSEFEAVLAQMHKGTIIKVTASGRTDSGVHAKGQVLHFESPLTFPTENWVKAFSALLPTDIIVLEVDIVPDDFHARFHTTGKEYRYIIARSKLRDPFQRNYAYHYPYPLDGEAMREAISYLIGTHDFTSFCSAKTEVVDKVRTIKEMDFEESDGFMVFRFVGEGFLYNMVRILVGTLLDVGSGKMSPCDMSGILDKKDRSFAGKTAPAQGLYLWKVFYK; encoded by the coding sequence ATGCCAAAATATAAATGTGTGATCGCTTATGACGGCACGGATTTTGCTGGTTATCAGGTGCAGCCAGAGAAACGCACCATACAAAGTGAATTCGAGGCAGTCTTGGCCCAAATGCATAAAGGCACAATCATAAAAGTGACTGCTTCAGGCAGGACAGACTCAGGGGTCCATGCAAAGGGGCAAGTACTTCACTTTGAATCGCCGCTTACATTCCCTACTGAAAATTGGGTAAAGGCCTTCAGTGCCCTTCTTCCGACCGATATCATCGTTCTGGAAGTCGATATCGTGCCTGACGATTTTCATGCGAGGTTCCATACGACGGGGAAAGAGTACCGTTATATCATCGCCCGTTCGAAACTACGGGACCCGTTTCAAAGAAATTACGCCTATCATTATCCCTACCCATTAGATGGGGAGGCGATGAGGGAAGCAATCTCTTATTTGATAGGGACACATGACTTTACAAGTTTTTGTTCGGCAAAAACGGAAGTGGTCGATAAAGTTCGGACCATAAAAGAAATGGATTTTGAAGAGAGCGACGGATTCATGGTTTTCCGCTTCGTTGGCGAAGGATTTTTGTATAATATGGTCCGTATCTTGGTTGGGACGCTCCTGGATGTCGGCAGCGGCAAAATGTCACCCTGTGACATGAGCGGGATTTTGGACAAAAAGGACCGCAGTTTTGCAGGGAAAACTGCGCCTGCCCAAGGATTATATTTATGGAAAGTATTTTACAAATAA
- the rplM gene encoding 50S ribosomal protein L13, with product MRTTFMAKANEVERKWYVIDAEGKTLGRLSTEVASILRGKHKPTFTPNIDTGDHVILINVEKIHLTGKKLTDKIYYRHTMHPGGLKTRTALEMRTNYPERMLELAIKGMLPKNSLGRQIYKKLHVYAGAEHPHAAQQPEVYELRG from the coding sequence ATGCGTACGACATTTATGGCGAAAGCTAATGAAGTAGAACGTAAATGGTATGTGATTGACGCTGAAGGCAAAACTTTAGGTCGCCTTTCTACTGAAGTAGCATCCATCTTACGTGGTAAACATAAACCAACTTTTACACCGAACATTGACACTGGTGATCATGTAATTCTTATCAATGTTGAAAAAATCCACTTGACTGGTAAAAAATTGACAGACAAAATTTATTACCGTCACACTATGCATCCAGGCGGTCTTAAAACTAGAACTGCTCTTGAAATGCGTACAAACTACCCTGAGAGAATGCTTGAACTTGCTATCAAAGGTATGCTTCCAAAGAATTCTCTTGGTCGTCAAATCTACAAAAAATTACACGTATACGCTGGAGCTGAGCACCCACACGCTGCTCAACAACCAGAAGTATACGAATTACGCGGATAA
- the rpsI gene encoding 30S ribosomal protein S9, which produces MAQVQYYGTGRRKSSVARVRLVPGEGRIVINGRDINEYIPFAALREVVNQPLVATETTGNYDVLVNVSGGGYTGQAGAIRHGIARALLQVDPEYRPSLKTAGLLTRDPRMKERKKYGLKGARRAPQFSKR; this is translated from the coding sequence TTGGCACAAGTTCAATATTATGGTACTGGTCGCCGTAAGAGCTCAGTAGCTCGTGTACGTTTAGTACCAGGCGAAGGTCGCATCGTTATTAACGGTCGTGACATCAATGAATATATTCCTTTCGCAGCATTACGTGAAGTTGTTAACCAACCACTAGTTGCAACAGAAACTACTGGAAATTACGACGTTCTAGTAAACGTTAGCGGTGGTGGATACACTGGTCAAGCTGGAGCAATCCGTCACGGTATCGCTCGTGCATTGCTACAAGTTGATCCAGAATACCGTCCATCTCTTAAAACTGCTGGTTTACTAACTCGTGACCCACGTATGAAAGAACGTAAAAAATACGGTCTTAAAGGCGCACGTCGTGCACCTCAGTTCTCAAAACGTTAA
- a CDS encoding DHA2 family efflux MFS transporter permease subunit: MKNDISERNKKILLIVLIAGCFLSTLNQTLLNVALSGLMDVFHVTAATVQWLSTGFMLVNGVLVPITAFLMKRFTTRQLFISSMFFLLIGSALSACAVNFGMLLTGRMIQAIGAGIIMPLMMTVILYLYPSEKRGSIMGTIGFAIIFAPAIAPTLSGFIIEYVSWRWLFIGLTPFIIIVIVLAFKYLMNVAETTKAKLDISSVILSTIGFGCILFGFSSAGSKGWDNPVIITAIIAGIIVTALFCLRQMKSSDPLLNLSVFKYKVFTLTSFINVLITMIMYADLILLPIYLQNGRGFTAFEAGLLLLPGAVINAFLSPVTGKMYDKHGAKPLFISGLILIIVSMWGVIDIDESTTYIYIMVRTIILRIGLSFITMPLNTAGLNALPRELGSHGSAVNNTIRQLSGAIGTAVVITVYTMQATSHASELSMQNENISAIQLEALASIFGSSDAYVFMLILSFVALIFACFMPKKAAIKKSESE, encoded by the coding sequence ATGAAAAATGATATTTCAGAAAGAAATAAAAAAATTTTATTAATCGTACTGATTGCCGGCTGTTTCTTATCGACATTAAATCAGACTTTATTAAATGTTGCATTGAGTGGTTTAATGGACGTATTTCATGTTACGGCCGCGACTGTACAATGGTTATCGACAGGATTTATGCTGGTGAACGGTGTTTTAGTGCCGATTACGGCTTTTTTAATGAAACGGTTTACAACAAGGCAGCTATTTATTAGCTCGATGTTCTTTTTGTTAATCGGATCTGCACTTTCTGCATGCGCGGTGAATTTTGGCATGCTGTTAACGGGAAGAATGATTCAAGCAATTGGTGCCGGAATTATAATGCCTCTTATGATGACAGTTATTTTATATTTATATCCTAGCGAAAAGCGTGGAAGCATCATGGGGACAATCGGATTTGCAATCATATTTGCTCCAGCCATAGCTCCTACATTATCTGGTTTTATCATTGAATATGTTTCATGGAGATGGTTATTTATTGGGTTAACCCCATTTATAATAATCGTCATTGTTCTAGCGTTCAAATATTTAATGAATGTTGCAGAGACAACAAAAGCAAAATTAGATATCTCTAGCGTCATTTTATCAACGATTGGTTTTGGCTGCATATTATTTGGGTTTAGCAGCGCAGGAAGCAAAGGATGGGATAATCCCGTTATCATCACTGCAATAATCGCCGGAATAATCGTGACGGCTCTATTCTGTTTACGTCAAATGAAATCCAGCGATCCATTATTGAATTTATCTGTATTTAAGTACAAAGTTTTCACGCTCACATCTTTCATCAATGTACTAATTACGATGATTATGTATGCGGATTTAATTCTTTTACCAATTTACTTGCAAAATGGCCGAGGTTTTACAGCATTTGAAGCAGGTTTACTGTTATTGCCTGGAGCTGTGATTAATGCCTTCTTGTCCCCTGTCACTGGTAAAATGTATGATAAACACGGTGCTAAACCACTCTTTATTTCAGGTTTAATATTAATCATTGTTTCGATGTGGGGAGTCATAGATATAGACGAATCCACAACCTATATCTATATAATGGTCCGTACCATTATATTACGAATTGGATTAAGCTTCATTACCATGCCTTTAAATACAGCAGGGCTGAATGCTTTACCAAGAGAATTGGGTTCCCATGGTTCAGCTGTAAATAATACCATTCGCCAATTGTCAGGTGCTATTGGAACAGCAGTTGTCATCACAGTGTATACAATGCAAGCAACTTCACATGCCTCTGAGCTATCCATGCAAAATGAAAACATTTCAGCAATACAACTAGAGGCATTAGCATCTATCTTCGGCTCAAGTGATGCCTATGTTTTTATGTTAATCCTATCTTTTGTGGCGTTAATTTTTGCATGCTTTATGCCGAAAAAAGCCGCAATTAAAAAAAGTGAAAGTGAATAA
- a CDS encoding TetR/AcrR family transcriptional regulator, with amino-acid sequence MSIKEDPRTIRSREMLKNAVIALLSEDPAISNLTVQKIAAKAGLNRTTFYLHYQDIQDLLTQITNEILKELSDKIFALIHAKDLSEKQQLTQLLDYLYINRNYLLILFKTNQFEEQLFSLLKQLVEIRRENTKKDLPADYVDINIKTASLVGIIIWWLRKGLHFSSDYMANQIYSMYRVQ; translated from the coding sequence ATGTCTATTAAAGAAGATCCTCGTACAATTCGGTCAAGAGAAATGCTTAAAAACGCTGTCATTGCTCTCTTATCCGAGGACCCTGCCATTTCAAATTTAACGGTCCAGAAAATCGCAGCCAAAGCAGGATTAAACCGAACAACATTTTACCTACATTATCAGGATATTCAAGATTTACTAACGCAAATCACCAATGAGATTTTAAAGGAGCTTTCTGATAAAATTTTTGCTTTGATACATGCGAAAGATTTATCAGAAAAACAACAGCTTACTCAATTACTTGATTATTTATATATCAATCGAAATTATTTACTTATTTTATTTAAGACGAATCAATTTGAGGAACAATTGTTTTCATTATTGAAGCAATTAGTAGAAATAAGAAGGGAGAACACCAAAAAGGATTTGCCTGCTGATTATGTTGACATTAATATTAAAACGGCCTCATTGGTAGGCATTATAATATGGTGGTTAAGAAAGGGGCTTCATTTTAGTTCGGATTATATGGCCAACCAAATTTATTCAATGTACAGAGTGCAATGA
- a CDS encoding DUF2521 family protein yields MAVILGLQEMQRERQLKFERRLLRELSIEDMKGRIQRYFGQDLMDVLEEGYFDVAIEAYLLGANYSKFGYYGESEEDVRSRCWKEEKFLVDTLFNFILYWREVTANKAFDEGLFYCCEGFVGDWWLDGFKTGEKRYKMKLH; encoded by the coding sequence ATGGCTGTGATATTAGGTTTACAGGAGATGCAAAGGGAAAGGCAATTGAAGTTCGAACGTAGGCTGCTCAGGGAACTTTCCATCGAGGACATGAAGGGAAGGATTCAGCGTTACTTCGGCCAGGATTTGATGGATGTTTTGGAGGAAGGCTATTTTGATGTTGCCATAGAGGCTTATTTATTAGGAGCAAACTATAGTAAGTTTGGTTATTATGGTGAGTCGGAAGAAGATGTGAGATCCAGGTGCTGGAAGGAAGAGAAGTTTTTGGTCGATACTCTTTTTAACTTTATTTTGTATTGGCGGGAAGTTACAGCGAATAAAGCTTTCGATGAAGGTTTGTTTTATTGTTGTGAAGGGTTTGTTGGGGATTGGTGGCTGGACGGCTTTAAGACTGGAGAAAAACGATATAAAATGAAACTGCATTAG
- the cwlD gene encoding N-acetylmuramoyl-L-alanine amidase CwlD, with protein MRRKLKYTGIAMGLFVLFLIVTFKFVEDDSWDSWNLPLAGKVIILDAGHGGMDGGANVQEVMEKEIALSVSLKVRDYLQEQGALVIMTREKDEDLAQGNTKGIRQRKQEDLRNRVEMINDSEADLFLSIHLNSFPSASSKGAQTFYTNRFEENEQVAKFIQTEIIRNLENTKRDAKTINHVYLLNYAKKPGALVEIGFLSNSEERERLISDKYQEKVASSIYMGILRYFTEEKLSDEK; from the coding sequence ATGCGCAGAAAGCTGAAATATACAGGGATCGCAATGGGATTATTTGTCCTTTTTTTAATTGTGACTTTTAAATTTGTTGAAGATGATTCTTGGGACTCCTGGAACCTTCCGCTGGCAGGTAAGGTCATCATTCTGGATGCAGGTCACGGAGGGATGGACGGCGGGGCAAATGTACAAGAGGTTATGGAAAAGGAAATTGCCCTTTCCGTTTCACTAAAGGTCAGGGACTATTTACAGGAACAAGGTGCCCTTGTCATCATGACACGTGAGAAGGACGAGGATTTGGCACAGGGAAATACAAAGGGTATCCGCCAGCGAAAACAGGAGGACTTACGGAATCGCGTTGAAATGATCAATGATTCGGAAGCGGACTTATTCTTAAGCATTCATTTGAACTCTTTTCCATCAGCGTCATCGAAAGGTGCCCAGACCTTTTATACAAACAGGTTTGAGGAAAATGAACAGGTGGCAAAATTCATTCAGACTGAAATCATAAGAAACCTGGAAAATACAAAGCGTGATGCAAAAACGATTAACCATGTGTATTTGCTGAATTATGCCAAGAAACCGGGAGCGCTTGTGGAAATTGGTTTTCTTTCCAATTCCGAGGAAAGGGAACGCCTTATCAGTGATAAATATCAAGAAAAGGTTGCCAGTTCGATTTATATGGGTATTTTACGATACTTTACAGAGGAAAAACTTTCGGATGAAAAGTGA
- a CDS encoding Mrp/NBP35 family ATP-binding protein: MLTEEKVLNLLKDLKDPFLHKNLEETNGIIEIKIKPEKNHVSVKLAIAKTGTAEQMQMQSEVVDLLKTNGAESVGIRFAELSDEELAKHRESIPQDEADQGLLGPNSKTQFIAIASGKGGVGKSTISVNFATSLARLGKKVGLVDADIYGFSVPDMMGITKRPVVRGEKIIPVERFGVQVISMGFFVEDNAPIIWRGPMLGKMLNSFFNEVEWGELDYLVLDLPPGTGDVALDVHTMLPSCKEIIVTTPHPTAAFVAARAGAMAIKTEHEVIGVIENMSFFESKTTGEKEYVFGKGGGKKLAEELRTEVLGQLPLQQPDWNEEDFAPSIYAADHRLGRIYEDIAKKVIEKLQ; encoded by the coding sequence TTGTTAACAGAAGAGAAAGTACTGAATTTATTAAAGGATCTTAAAGACCCTTTTCTACATAAAAACCTTGAAGAGACAAATGGAATTATAGAAATCAAAATCAAACCTGAAAAGAATCATGTAAGCGTTAAACTTGCGATTGCAAAAACGGGGACTGCCGAACAAATGCAAATGCAATCGGAAGTTGTGGACTTGCTGAAAACGAACGGAGCGGAATCGGTAGGTATCCGTTTCGCGGAGCTTTCAGACGAGGAGTTAGCCAAGCATCGTGAGAGTATTCCTCAAGATGAAGCAGACCAAGGTTTGCTTGGGCCTAACAGCAAAACACAATTCATCGCGATCGCCAGTGGTAAAGGCGGTGTGGGAAAATCCACGATTTCAGTGAATTTCGCTACTTCACTTGCTCGTTTAGGTAAAAAGGTCGGACTGGTTGATGCCGATATTTATGGATTCAGTGTCCCTGATATGATGGGGATAACAAAAAGACCGGTTGTGCGCGGGGAAAAAATCATTCCTGTAGAACGGTTTGGCGTTCAAGTTATCTCAATGGGCTTTTTTGTAGAGGATAACGCTCCGATCATCTGGAGAGGACCGATGCTCGGTAAAATGCTTAACAGTTTCTTTAATGAAGTGGAATGGGGAGAATTGGATTATTTGGTCCTTGACTTACCTCCGGGTACAGGAGATGTTGCTTTGGACGTTCATACGATGCTCCCTTCATGTAAGGAAATCATCGTTACGACACCGCATCCGACTGCAGCCTTCGTTGCGGCAAGAGCTGGTGCCATGGCCATCAAGACAGAACACGAAGTCATCGGTGTCATAGAGAATATGTCATTCTTCGAAAGTAAAACGACAGGTGAAAAAGAGTACGTATTCGGAAAAGGCGGCGGCAAGAAGCTTGCAGAAGAGCTTCGTACGGAAGTTTTAGGCCAACTTCCCTTGCAGCAGCCAGATTGGAACGAAGAGGACTTTGCTCCATCCATTTACGCAGCGGACCATAGACTCGGCAGGATTTACGAAGATATTGCCAAAAAGGTCATTGAAAAACTACAATGA
- the gerD gene encoding spore germination lipoprotein GerD — MRGGVALLFMSFLLVCSGCAQNGAGAEKMEYEETKKMIVDILKTDDGKKAIQDIITDDKTKAELIMDSEDIKKSIEDMVTSDKGKEFWKKTFNDPEFASAYAKALEDEHKKVLKDLTADPQYRGMLMEIMKEPDMEKEMNKLLKTKEMRSVYKELIIETMESPLLQAKMQEKLDKAATKAVEKEKK; from the coding sequence ATGAGAGGTGGAGTTGCTTTGCTTTTCATGTCATTCTTGCTCGTTTGTTCCGGTTGTGCCCAAAATGGAGCAGGCGCAGAAAAAATGGAGTATGAAGAGACAAAGAAAATGATTGTCGATATCTTGAAGACAGATGATGGAAAAAAAGCCATCCAGGATATCATTACTGATGATAAAACGAAAGCTGAACTTATTATGGATTCGGAAGACATTAAGAAATCCATTGAAGATATGGTCACTTCAGATAAAGGGAAGGAATTTTGGAAAAAAACATTTAATGACCCGGAATTTGCTTCCGCTTATGCTAAAGCATTGGAAGACGAACATAAAAAGGTATTGAAGGACTTAACTGCTGATCCTCAGTATCGTGGAATGCTCATGGAAATAATGAAAGAACCGGATATGGAAAAAGAAATGAATAAGTTATTAAAAACCAAGGAGATGCGGTCGGTCTATAAAGAGCTGATCATCGAAACCATGGAAAGTCCCCTCCTTCAAGCGAAAATGCAAGAGAAATTGGATAAAGCCGCCACTAAAGCGGTGGAGAAGGAGAAAAAGTAA
- a CDS encoding KinB-signaling pathway activation protein: MNSRNLVKLFLTTLLIGGVTGGVVGFLARWSEFKPYFSSFEVSAIISTFIWLFGVGLIFSVISQAGFFAYLTIHRFGLGIFKSASLWNAVQLVLILFVVFDLVYLRYLSFGSGEGISSYIVLALVVLAAGLITAYFKMKQSNKQSFIPALFFMVVVTVLEWIPVLSANDESWFYFMLFPLLACNAYQLLVLSKLIQRSQRELASKRGSKKTPAKGKMKAGELGKGS, translated from the coding sequence ATGAACAGCCGTAACTTAGTTAAATTGTTTTTAACAACATTGCTTATAGGTGGTGTAACGGGCGGAGTTGTAGGGTTCTTGGCTCGGTGGAGTGAGTTTAAGCCTTATTTTTCTTCTTTTGAAGTCAGTGCCATCATATCAACTTTTATTTGGTTATTCGGTGTTGGATTAATTTTCAGTGTCATAAGCCAAGCCGGCTTTTTTGCCTATTTAACGATACATCGTTTTGGTCTGGGGATATTTAAAAGCGCTTCCTTATGGAATGCCGTTCAACTTGTACTCATTCTTTTTGTTGTATTCGATCTTGTTTACCTGCGATATCTCAGCTTTGGTTCAGGCGAGGGGATCAGTTCCTACATCGTGTTAGCATTGGTTGTATTGGCCGCAGGGCTTATTACAGCATATTTCAAAATGAAACAATCGAATAAACAGTCGTTCATCCCCGCCTTATTTTTCATGGTCGTGGTCACGGTTTTGGAGTGGATACCTGTCCTAAGTGCCAATGATGAAAGTTGGTTTTACTTCATGCTGTTTCCGTTGTTAGCCTGCAATGCTTATCAATTATTGGTTCTGAGCAAATTGATTCAGCGTTCACAAAGGGAATTGGCCAGTAAAAGAGGGAGTAAGAAAACTCCGGCAAAAGGAAAGATGAAAGCCGGTGAACTAGGGAAAGGCAGCTAA
- the pdaB gene encoding polysaccharide deacetylase family sporulation protein PdaB produces MKFFMVLQAKNIKYYSLILLTALFTAWFLFVQNILHAPVFSTEDGPKAVYKGEKNVAITFNIGWGDEKAAPIIETLKREKIKSATFFLAGSWAERHPDIVAEIAKEGYEIGMLGYDYKDYSEMEDQEIIRDISKAQEAFKKLNIKNIELLRAPTGHFDKRLLKISENFGYTVVHWSIDSKDWTNPGVDRIVQNITKAQKGDIILLHASDSAKQTNKALPELLSELRSKNLNFVNVSEMISNSSASSEEIR; encoded by the coding sequence ATGAAATTTTTCATGGTGCTTCAGGCCAAGAACATTAAATATTATTCGTTAATTTTGCTTACGGCACTTTTTACCGCTTGGTTTCTTTTTGTACAAAACATTCTTCATGCCCCCGTTTTTTCTACAGAGGATGGGCCGAAGGCGGTTTATAAAGGGGAAAAGAATGTTGCGATCACGTTCAATATTGGCTGGGGTGATGAGAAAGCCGCCCCAATAATAGAGACATTAAAAAGAGAAAAAATTAAATCCGCCACTTTTTTCCTCGCGGGATCTTGGGCTGAACGTCATCCGGATATTGTAGCTGAAATTGCGAAAGAAGGATATGAAATCGGCATGCTTGGTTACGATTATAAAGATTATTCCGAAATGGAAGATCAAGAAATCATCCGGGATATTTCTAAAGCCCAGGAGGCATTTAAAAAACTTAATATAAAGAACATAGAACTTTTACGTGCTCCCACCGGCCACTTTGATAAACGCCTCTTAAAGATTAGCGAGAATTTCGGATATACCGTTGTCCATTGGAGCATCGATTCTAAGGATTGGACCAATCCAGGTGTGGATCGGATCGTTCAGAACATCACCAAGGCCCAAAAGGGAGATATCATCTTATTACATGCTTCAGACTCCGCAAAACAAACGAATAAGGCTTTACCGGAGTTACTAAGTGAACTTCGATCAAAAAATTTAAACTTCGTTAACGTTTCAGAGATGATTTCCAATTCATCGGCAAGCAGTGAGGAAATCCGCTGA